Proteins found in one Amycolatopsis aidingensis genomic segment:
- the fxlM gene encoding methyltransferase, FxLD system, producing the protein MNHATTSSPADLRETMITSVKQAGYAQRPEVERALRRVPRHEFVPEADLDTAYDPWQAVITHRFTDGTALSCASAPSVVAMMLDQLAVEPGNAVLEIGAGTGYNASLLAELTNQDTHVVTIDLDGGVTTHATRNLAATGYHGVRVVTGDGALGVPEHGPYDRIIATVSPWDIPTAWWQQLTPGARLVVPLRWRGQTRSVAFAHHNGRLVADSIELCGFVPLVTDDDGELSAPITADGTIHLHWDRDQPVDPTVLHGVLDRPSNTAWSGVSIAGDEPHDGIWLRLTVTDLRTCRLNAPADTPPEICAPISPLRAPALVDGTSLAYLTLRRHQGSGPSRWELGAIGHGPAATELATHLCDELRAWSIDRDRRKPNLTAYPADTPEHELTGTIIDKAHSKLVLTYDTDEPHEHRYRA; encoded by the coding sequence ATGAACCACGCCACCACCAGCTCACCCGCCGACCTGCGCGAGACCATGATCACCAGCGTCAAGCAGGCCGGGTACGCCCAGCGCCCCGAGGTCGAACGGGCACTGCGCCGGGTCCCGCGGCACGAGTTCGTGCCCGAGGCCGACCTGGATACGGCCTACGACCCCTGGCAAGCCGTCATCACCCACCGCTTCACCGACGGCACCGCTCTCTCCTGCGCCAGCGCGCCCTCCGTGGTCGCCATGATGCTCGACCAGCTCGCCGTCGAACCCGGCAACGCCGTGCTGGAGATCGGGGCCGGGACCGGCTACAACGCCAGCCTCCTCGCCGAACTCACCAACCAGGACACCCACGTGGTCACCATCGACCTCGACGGCGGCGTCACCACCCACGCCACCCGCAACCTGGCCGCGACCGGCTACCACGGTGTCCGCGTCGTCACCGGCGACGGCGCGCTCGGCGTCCCCGAACACGGCCCCTACGACCGGATCATCGCCACCGTCTCCCCCTGGGACATCCCTACAGCCTGGTGGCAACAACTCACCCCCGGCGCCCGTCTCGTAGTCCCGCTGCGGTGGCGCGGGCAAACCCGCAGCGTCGCCTTCGCCCACCACAACGGGCGGCTGGTGGCCGACTCCATCGAACTGTGCGGCTTCGTCCCCCTCGTCACCGACGACGACGGCGAACTCTCCGCCCCCATCACCGCCGATGGCACCATTCACCTGCACTGGGACCGCGACCAACCGGTCGACCCCACGGTCCTGCACGGAGTCCTCGACCGGCCGAGCAACACCGCCTGGTCCGGCGTCAGCATCGCCGGAGACGAACCCCACGACGGCATCTGGCTACGCCTCACTGTCACCGACCTCCGCACCTGCCGACTCAACGCCCCCGCCGATACCCCGCCCGAGATCTGCGCCCCCATCTCGCCGTTGCGCGCGCCCGCCCTCGTCGACGGAACCTCCCTGGCCTACCTCACCCTCCGCCGACACCAAGGCAGCGGACCCAGCCGCTGGGAACTCGGCGCCATCGGGCACGGACCAGCCGCCACCGAACTGGCCACCCACCTCTGCGACGAACTCCGCGCCTGGTCCATCGATCGAGACCGGCGCAAACCCAACCTGACCGCCTACCCCGCCGACACCCCCGAGCATGAGCTGACCGGCACCATCATCGACAAGGCCCACAGCAAGCTTGTCCTCACCTACGACACCGACGAACCACACGAGCACCGGTACCGTGCCTGA
- a CDS encoding SAV_915 family protein gives MDPDEVPRQAPDGLYLLTTPTGHGGVIELWTLRDGTSAVMGYSSIGRLMVACGSGQPFRHMAADEVESTCESIGAKVVVVDTVPPGGRRYPEVDSRDQPDLPLLDAEDPDQPVVYVPSRPYRAGQRDAVLELQPHEGRLTLLAYTSRELLEEGCGPYQAWVSIPSHLLEEAAWRVGAEAVLFNPVLSEESRHAAPVLDWTRRDNNR, from the coding sequence GTGGACCCGGACGAGGTACCGAGGCAGGCGCCGGATGGCCTGTACCTGCTCACCACGCCTACGGGACATGGCGGAGTCATCGAGTTGTGGACGCTCCGTGATGGAACCTCTGCCGTGATGGGTTACTCCTCCATCGGTCGGCTGATGGTGGCGTGCGGTAGCGGGCAGCCGTTCCGGCACATGGCAGCCGATGAGGTCGAATCGACCTGCGAATCGATAGGTGCCAAGGTCGTCGTTGTCGATACGGTGCCTCCCGGTGGCCGGCGGTATCCCGAGGTCGATTCCCGGGACCAACCCGACTTGCCTCTCCTCGACGCCGAGGATCCGGACCAACCGGTCGTCTATGTGCCCTCACGGCCTTACCGTGCGGGTCAGCGCGATGCTGTGCTGGAGCTTCAACCGCATGAGGGTCGGCTGACACTGCTCGCCTACACCTCACGCGAACTACTGGAGGAAGGGTGCGGGCCGTATCAGGCGTGGGTGTCGATTCCTTCTCACCTGCTCGAGGAAGCCGCCTGGCGGGTCGGGGCTGAGGCGGTGCTGTTCAACCCTGTCCTGTCGGAGGAGTCCAGACACGCCGCACCGGTGCTGGACTGGACCCGCCGCGACAACAACCGATAG